A genomic segment from Treponema sp. Marseille-Q3903 encodes:
- a CDS encoding efflux RND transporter permease subunit, which produces MKQKFQKKHNTFEISCFGDDSLKCREYAKQAAKILSEKNIGKVVLNFKKDESYYEFTPDKTVLAKNQLTIQSLSGTLRWLLFGPVADKWIQDGKEYDIRVVGKNVKHLEIERIKNLFVPVSNGSVNVKSLGEITKTSGVSKIYRKNGRRAAYFTVETSGLSTDRAREQIEQLLNILNLDKGYGFSFSYEINKLSGNYKLMFTILLLSIIAVYILMVFLTENFIKAIKIISIIPVSIVLPLAIKMIFRSPLELGGIIGIIILSGIVLTMQYIYQKHFKNVLFKVRNKIKSIIVTSLTTIISSIPLYILGKDSFSKAIAFFMIFGILNSFINSIFLYPIFEFDKKNNKGL; this is translated from the coding sequence GTGAAACAGAAGTTTCAAAAGAAACACAATACGTTTGAAATATCATGTTTTGGAGATGATAGTTTAAAATGTCGGGAATATGCAAAACAAGCTGCAAAAATATTAAGTGAAAAAAATATTGGAAAAGTTGTATTAAATTTTAAGAAGGATGAGAGTTATTATGAATTTACTCCGGATAAAACTGTGTTGGCAAAAAATCAACTCACAATTCAAAGTTTATCTGGAACACTTAGATGGTTATTGTTTGGACCAGTAGCTGATAAATGGATTCAAGATGGAAAAGAATATGATATAAGGGTAGTTGGTAAAAATGTAAAGCATCTTGAAATTGAACGTATAAAAAATTTATTTGTTCCAGTTTCAAACGGAAGTGTAAACGTGAAGTCTCTTGGTGAAATTACAAAAACTTCTGGTGTTAGCAAAATATATAGAAAAAATGGACGCAGAGCAGCATATTTTACAGTTGAAACATCTGGATTAAGTACAGATAGGGCAAGAGAGCAGATAGAGCAATTATTAAATATATTAAATCTTGATAAAGGTTATGGTTTTTCTTTTAGTTATGAAATAAACAAATTGTCAGGAAACTATAAGTTAATGTTTACTATTCTTTTACTAAGTATTATCGCTGTTTATATTTTGATGGTATTTCTGACAGAAAATTTTATAAAAGCAATAAAGATAATTTCAATTATTCCTGTTTCTATAGTTCTTCCTCTTGCAATAAAAATGATATTTAGAAGCCCCTTGGAGCTTGGAGGTATTATAGGAATAATTATTTTATCTGGAATAGTATTAACAATGCAATATATATATCAGAAGCATTTTAAAAATGTTTTGTTTAAGGTACGTAATAAGATAAAGAGTATAATTGTTACTTCGCTAACAACAATTATAAGTTCAATTCCATTATATATTTTAGGAAAAGATAGCTTTTCTAAAGCTATAGCATTTTTTATGATATTTGGAATTTTAAACTCTTTTATTAATAGTATTTTCTTATATCCGATTTTTGAATTTGACAAAAAAAACAATAAGGGATTATAA
- a CDS encoding M23 family metallopeptidase encodes MGSIMLNFAWNEVQKGKGISELAKPGWDQKLWSGDFLGFEPPSIRTVACVAAAAAAAIVGAVASPFTVGSSAVLGAMAVAAIGAAITFTNECLFALLDLAGEYKSPEEIGKQLATSAATSAISVLGAGAGAAVSGLSGIGGVVAKTGVSAATSVTSTVTVNAIQSGGDWDKFSASMKSFDTWKGCISSTAGSLVTNSLSEAVVGARYENVLGEGGKKITRLEHSKLDGFNSSQIGSISNLNSTIGSLASTAVTYGLTGEATFNVLNISDFGAGASSGLLEVTLGGKKGFSSRIGTGGTDVSMGNLKTALAGINNLNMNSKIKKAAKANNMENAATALRMQYGFGDEKQMQQLDDILNGKAAIKAGDGKGDAQTVMENGQRTVYLNKYKENMTREEKLAMGITLGHESYRDGVVGDAQSQFNETAEAVLGHTALAKRMQGDSMYKDMMTGLINTDVNLKNDMTAFDYALATGDWGAFGKYVGNNYDYSADYWRVLSDGNIVFDGSKDLYDENGLLLKHYEGSGGYTDSLAKMLGISVEEASSKLHNDYVWDADKKAWIGKPENSSIKTSDSFKAAYDFQVNYADRVWSDFGGSMETAVSMYKSDYAFENGLITNDQLLQLNLLFEFYDYAKKYDSYMINYFNDKLNKQYNSSDSKSAFREIERIINTNAFCDDNYIYNAFGSGGILNPIDSETIGISTKSTYHYKNGTYANHGWGNPRGFAIDLATYGKQGDIVYTNIDSYLYSNSVNKNLPLNKNTGYEVRLFGNRNTTYYGHLQENSIATAKLKNLSNYTTSSNLWRTYIPAGTQIGNVGNTGNSTNSHLHWEYRKNYQYWHNRR; translated from the coding sequence ATGGGCTCAATAATGCTCAATTTTGCATGGAATGAAGTCCAGAAAGGCAAGGGAATTTCAGAACTTGCTAAGCCCGGCTGGGATCAGAAACTCTGGTCTGGAGATTTCCTTGGCTTTGAACCTCCAAGCATTCGTACAGTAGCCTGTGTAGCGGCAGCAGCGGCGGCGGCAATAGTAGGAGCAGTAGCAAGTCCGTTTACAGTAGGTTCATCAGCAGTTCTGGGAGCGATGGCGGTAGCAGCTATAGGAGCAGCGATAACATTTACAAATGAATGTCTTTTTGCCTTACTTGATTTAGCAGGAGAATATAAAAGTCCTGAAGAGATAGGAAAGCAGCTTGCAACGAGTGCGGCAACAAGTGCGATAAGTGTGTTGGGAGCGGGAGCAGGAGCTGCAGTTTCGGGATTAAGTGGGATAGGAGGAGTGGTAGCAAAGACTGGAGTAAGTGCTGCAACGAGTGTAACCAGCACAGTAACGGTAAATGCAATACAAAGTGGAGGAGATTGGGACAAATTTTCTGCCAGTATGAAGAGCTTTGACACCTGGAAAGGCTGTATCTCAAGCACTGCAGGAAGCCTTGTGACGAATAGCCTGAGCGAGGCTGTAGTCGGCGCACGATATGAAAATGTTCTTGGTGAAGGCGGCAAAAAGATAACAAGACTTGAGCACAGCAAACTGGACGGATTCAACTCAAGCCAGATAGGAAGTATTTCAAATTTAAATTCAACAATCGGAAGTCTTGCAAGTACCGCAGTTACATACGGATTAACGGGAGAGGCGACATTTAATGTCCTTAATATATCTGATTTTGGAGCAGGAGCAAGCAGTGGATTGTTGGAAGTAACTTTGGGAGGCAAAAAAGGTTTTTCCAGTAGAATAGGAACCGGCGGAACGGATGTAAGCATGGGAAATCTGAAAACAGCACTTGCAGGAATTAATAATCTGAATATGAACTCAAAGATAAAAAAAGCTGCTAAAGCAAATAATATGGAAAATGCAGCCACAGCGTTACGTATGCAGTACGGCTTCGGCGATGAAAAACAAATGCAGCAGCTTGATGATATATTGAACGGTAAAGCCGCGATAAAGGCAGGCGATGGAAAGGGCGATGCCCAGACTGTTATGGAAAACGGTCAGCGTACAGTCTATCTAAATAAATACAAAGAAAACATGACACGTGAAGAGAAGCTTGCAATGGGAATAACACTAGGACATGAATCATATAGGGATGGAGTTGTAGGAGATGCTCAGAGTCAGTTCAACGAGACTGCGGAAGCAGTGCTTGGACACACAGCCCTTGCAAAACGAATGCAGGGCGACAGCATGTACAAGGACATGATGACTGGTCTTATAAATACAGACGTAAACCTGAAAAACGACATGACGGCCTTTGACTATGCGCTCGCAACCGGTGACTGGGGCGCATTTGGAAAATATGTGGGAAATAATTATGATTATTCTGCGGATTATTGGCGGGTATTAAGTGATGGAAATATAGTTTTTGATGGCTCTAAAGATTTGTACGATGAAAACGGTCTTCTATTAAAACATTATGAAGGCAGTGGGGGATATACAGATTCTTTGGCGAAAATGCTTGGTATTTCTGTAGAGGAAGCCAGTTCAAAATTGCATAACGATTATGTTTGGGATGCAGACAAGAAAGCATGGATTGGAAAGCCAGAAAACTCTAGTATAAAAACATCGGATTCGTTTAAGGCTGCATATGATTTTCAGGTTAACTATGCTGATAGAGTCTGGTCTGATTTTGGCGGTAGTATGGAGACTGCTGTATCTATGTACAAATCAGACTATGCATTTGAAAATGGATTAATTACTAATGATCAGCTATTGCAGCTTAATTTATTGTTCGAATTTTATGATTATGCAAAGAAATATGATAGTTATATGATTAATTATTTTAATGATAAATTAAATAAACAGTATAATTCTTCAGATTCTAAAAGTGCTTTTAGAGAAATTGAAAGAATAATTAATACAAATGCATTTTGTGATGACAACTATATTTATAATGCTTTCGGTTCTGGAGGAATTTTAAATCCTATTGATAGTGAAACAATAGGAATTTCCACAAAATCAACTTATCATTATAAAAATGGGACGTATGCTAATCATGGTTGGGGAAATCCTCGTGGCTTTGCAATTGATTTAGCTACGTATGGAAAACAAGGTGATATAGTTTATACGAATATTGATAGTTATTTATACTCAAATTCTGTAAATAAAAATTTGCCATTGAATAAAAACACAGGATATGAAGTAAGACTTTTTGGTAATAGAAATACTACTTATTATGGTCATTTGCAAGAAAATTCTATTGCAACTGCAAAACTGAAAAATCTTTCAAATTATACAACTTCAAGTAATTTATGGAGAACTTATATTCCAGCCGGTACTCAGATTGGAAATGTTGGTAACACAGGTAATTCTACGAATTCTCATTTGCATTGGGAGTACAGAAAAAATTATCAGTATTGGCATAATAGGAGATAA
- a CDS encoding SH3 domain-containing protein, whose protein sequence is MKKNNILIFLIVCIFFNGKVIANGVNIQDFLLNETITIGLRFNEKSDNLAGVIHFDKGHVSSSGNGTFSIIINPDYLIKGDYLEIYYTRCFAQNFFDENRSYFRWSFPERLKVNVSVEDLMKAKNSWNHFTRVSIDTSQTYPITCQAIIIDDLNVRDEPSLEGKKIGTLKKRDEVTLYEQRKTFDEKIDGEKNPWYKVKISENQYGWIYGYYVRIFFEDENLGYSDKEKILESIEN, encoded by the coding sequence ATGAAAAAAAATAATATTTTGATTTTTCTTATTGTTTGTATTTTTTTTAATGGGAAAGTAATTGCAAATGGAGTGAATATCCAAGATTTTCTGCTAAATGAAACTATAACAATTGGATTAAGATTTAATGAAAAATCAGATAATTTAGCAGGTGTAATTCATTTTGACAAAGGTCATGTGTCAAGTTCTGGAAATGGAACATTTTCAATAATTATTAATCCTGATTATCTTATTAAAGGTGATTATCTAGAAATCTATTATACAAGATGTTTCGCTCAGAATTTTTTTGATGAGAATAGAAGTTATTTTAGGTGGTCATTTCCAGAACGATTAAAAGTAAATGTTTCTGTTGAAGATTTAATGAAGGCTAAGAATTCTTGGAATCATTTTACAAGAGTTTCAATTGATACCTCACAAACCTATCCGATAACGTGTCAAGCAATTATAATCGATGATTTAAATGTCCGTGATGAACCATCTTTGGAGGGAAAGAAAATTGGTACGCTGAAGAAGAGAGACGAAGTAACTTTATACGAGCAAAGGAAAACCTTTGATGAAAAAATCGATGGTGAAAAAAATCCATGGTATAAAGTAAAAATTAGTGAAAATCAATATGGCTGGATTTACGGATACTATGTAAGAATTTTCTTTGAAGATGAAAATCTCGGGTATTCAGATAAAGAAAAAATCCTGGAAAGTATCGAAAATTAA
- a CDS encoding efflux RND transporter periplasmic adaptor subunit: MLKHKIIFFLIVIFLSLCFTSCEKKVEKVEKNRLAVKTITVENKQLDNELNSFGTISYKLKNDITSLVAGTISALPVKEGQYIKAGTVVARLRNLQLEIQKDQCLSSIESATASYDLTAAQYQESVLAVESKLLSMEKAELTIKQKELEYEAQKKNFEDQKSLHEIGGVTDYNIEQMELQLSSLETELKILKKEQEISYLRYRKEDLISNGILPSENPEVFHQQIIDLNTRTSKAQVNAAKAQLDSARQQLRSVNLLIDELVIKSHVAGIVGQKYYENGEYIKENEKVLTLIDTSSVDAVMYIQEKDIVNFSIGTQVDIEIPSLNKNIKSTISEISPIADSQSGNFSVKASIDNPKNVIKPGMFLKCKIQKSNPEVLPCIRNTAIIQGADDTAKVICVNKNYAVIKTVIIKEQKNGYVWVSEGLSKNDVVINNPSPFIREGQLVEIVK, from the coding sequence ATGCTTAAACATAAAATAATATTTTTTTTAATTGTTATTTTCTTATCATTATGTTTTACTTCATGTGAAAAAAAAGTAGAAAAGGTTGAAAAAAATAGACTCGCAGTAAAAACAATTACAGTTGAAAATAAACAATTAGATAATGAATTAAATAGTTTTGGAACAATTTCATATAAGTTAAAAAATGATATAACTTCGCTTGTTGCAGGAACAATAAGTGCTTTACCGGTAAAAGAAGGACAATACATAAAAGCTGGGACTGTAGTTGCAAGGTTAAGAAATTTGCAATTGGAAATCCAAAAAGATCAATGTCTAAGTAGTATAGAATCTGCAACTGCATCTTATGATTTAACAGCGGCACAATATCAGGAATCTGTATTAGCAGTTGAAAGCAAGCTTCTGTCAATGGAAAAAGCAGAGTTAACAATAAAGCAAAAAGAACTTGAATATGAGGCTCAAAAGAAAAACTTCGAGGATCAAAAATCATTACATGAGATTGGTGGTGTTACAGATTATAATATTGAACAAATGGAGCTGCAATTAAGTTCCCTTGAAACTGAACTAAAAATCTTAAAAAAGGAACAAGAAATAAGTTATTTAAGATACAGAAAAGAAGATTTGATTTCAAATGGAATTCTACCTTCAGAAAATCCAGAAGTTTTTCATCAGCAAATAATTGACTTAAATACTCGTACTTCAAAGGCTCAGGTAAATGCCGCAAAAGCACAGTTAGATTCTGCAAGGCAGCAGTTAAGATCTGTAAATTTGTTAATTGATGAATTGGTAATAAAATCACATGTTGCTGGAATTGTCGGACAAAAATATTATGAAAATGGAGAATATATCAAAGAAAATGAGAAAGTACTTACATTAATTGATACATCTTCTGTTGATGCCGTTATGTATATTCAGGAAAAAGACATTGTTAATTTTTCTATAGGAACACAAGTAGACATTGAAATACCTTCATTAAACAAAAACATAAAATCTACTATTTCTGAAATAAGTCCAATTGCCGATTCTCAAAGTGGTAATTTTTCAGTTAAGGCTTCAATCGATAATCCTAAAAATGTAATTAAACCAGGTATGTTTTTAAAATGTAAAATTCAAAAATCAAATCCTGAAGTATTACCATGTATCCGGAATACTGCAATTATTCAGGGAGCAGATGATACAGCAAAAGTTATTTGTGTTAATAAAAATTATGCAGTCATCAAGACCGTTATAATTAAAGAACAGAAAAATGGATATGTTTGGGTTTCTGAAGGTTTATCAAAAAATGACGTAGTCATTAATAATCCATCTCCATTTATTAGAGAAGGGCAACTTGTAGAAATTGTTAAATAA
- a CDS encoding efflux RND transporter permease subunit — translation MKNLISFSVRHPISILMVYLALIIGGLVSLNVIQVDFLPKMNDRYLLINADFDGIPADEMKKLVTIPLEDSLASLKGIKTVSSVTRDGLSLLKIELQWKTDINLAMIECRELIDQSYEILPNGCTKPSVRIFNPYSKETIMLAIISKDNDLEYSRYLVENDIKPRLQRISGVSSITIAGGDKSEIRVIPNKTKIEAMGVSLQSIAEIISSSNYEYPAGNLDEGNKQFLFKTNGLYKNISEIEETPIGYTENGILLIRDICTVEYSNQERKTFFNYNGNDAIAISVYKKSDVSPSILSRAIHSEVRELENMYGDNYEFYFLIDKSDQLKESLKQLFASVIVGIVITIIIILIFFHNVSLSLIVSSIMPLSILFSVLTLTICGKSINLMALSGIAIGIGMVIDPSIVCIENIISEYRVNKIKYPDIKALIYSSTQQVSGSAISSTITTVVVFIPFFFLSEITGQLFSDLSISVISSVVYSCALSLSLIPALLTILLAKDKFKSKFLNFSKIENRFEKSLLNKSHKRWFIPVVILSCSMVGVICLKLLPKEVLPRTYNDNISVDILFDENVSLSYISKNSEYICSLLQGDENVEYYCSIGGIENDSYTELSNPGTRKERLLIQIKTHNTKNTKRKLNQIFENTGLNYKIESDMSILEEVLMINNDEEILFADNEDALKAIVSSSDYNGVQYIPNSIVKELEYEPDRTACARFNISSVQTAKIIYDTLEGVTANDFYSNGREIPIIIKYNKDVISNISQLSETKLMIGNTNVPIDAVGKVQYTENEKIFYRYNRNEAKIIQNLSTQLLNDNNVISLGRIQFNELLKNAVFLIILVLFLLYCVMGAQFESFIIPVFMLLAIPPAFSGAFLLLLITNQSININSIIALIVLFGTTVNNAIILYESIIQTNILVYEDAVVCCKKKLQPITITTLTTICAIIPFSIDPLHKNSQSSMAIAIIGGLILSYFVVLYCIPPILFKFSKRLKKK, via the coding sequence ATGAAAAATCTAATATCTTTTTCAGTAAGACATCCTATATCAATTCTCATGGTATATTTAGCACTAATTATTGGAGGTTTAGTATCTTTAAATGTTATTCAAGTAGATTTTCTTCCTAAGATGAATGATAGATATTTATTGATTAATGCTGATTTTGATGGAATCCCTGCTGATGAAATGAAGAAACTTGTTACAATCCCTCTTGAAGATTCTTTAGCTTCATTAAAAGGAATAAAAACTGTTTCATCGGTTACTCGAGATGGATTATCGTTATTGAAAATTGAATTACAGTGGAAAACAGATATAAATCTTGCGATGATAGAATGTCGAGAGCTAATCGACCAAAGTTATGAAATTTTACCCAATGGATGTACTAAACCTTCTGTAAGAATTTTTAATCCTTATTCAAAAGAAACTATCATGCTGGCTATCATTTCTAAAGATAATGATTTGGAATATTCCAGATATCTTGTCGAAAATGATATTAAACCAAGATTACAACGAATTTCAGGAGTTTCCTCAATTACGATAGCAGGTGGTGATAAGTCTGAAATAAGAGTTATTCCGAATAAAACAAAAATTGAAGCAATGGGGGTAAGTTTACAGTCTATTGCGGAAATAATAAGCAGTTCAAATTACGAATATCCTGCAGGAAATTTAGATGAAGGAAATAAGCAGTTTCTTTTTAAAACAAATGGTTTATACAAAAATATTTCAGAAATAGAAGAAACTCCAATCGGTTATACCGAGAATGGGATTTTGTTAATTCGTGATATTTGTACAGTTGAGTATTCTAATCAAGAAAGAAAGACTTTCTTCAATTACAACGGTAATGATGCAATTGCTATAAGTGTCTATAAAAAAAGTGACGTAAGTCCTTCAATTTTATCAAGAGCAATTCATTCTGAAGTTAGAGAATTGGAAAATATGTACGGAGATAATTATGAATTTTATTTTTTGATTGATAAATCTGACCAACTAAAAGAATCTCTAAAACAACTATTTGCTTCTGTTATAGTTGGAATTGTTATTACAATTATTATAATATTAATTTTTTTTCATAACGTTAGCCTTTCTTTAATTGTTTCAAGCATAATGCCGCTTAGTATTTTGTTCTCTGTTTTGACACTAACAATTTGCGGAAAATCAATAAATCTTATGGCTCTTTCAGGAATTGCTATTGGAATAGGTATGGTTATAGACCCTTCTATTGTTTGCATTGAAAATATAATCTCTGAATATCGTGTTAATAAAATAAAATATCCGGATATAAAAGCATTAATTTATTCAAGTACGCAGCAGGTTTCTGGATCAGCAATATCATCTACTATTACAACTGTTGTTGTTTTTATTCCTTTTTTCTTCTTGTCTGAGATAACTGGGCAGCTATTTAGTGATTTATCTATTTCTGTTATTTCATCTGTAGTTTATTCATGTGCTTTGTCGTTATCTTTAATACCTGCATTATTAACAATTCTTTTAGCTAAAGATAAGTTTAAGAGTAAATTCTTAAATTTCTCAAAAATAGAAAATCGTTTTGAAAAATCTTTATTGAATAAGTCTCATAAACGTTGGTTTATACCAGTTGTTATTTTGTCTTGTTCGATGGTTGGAGTTATTTGTTTAAAACTTTTACCAAAGGAAGTACTTCCTAGAACTTATAATGATAATATATCTGTGGACATACTATTTGATGAAAATGTTTCACTTTCGTATATAAGCAAAAATTCTGAGTATATTTGTTCTTTGTTACAAGGTGATGAAAATGTTGAATATTATTGTTCAATTGGTGGTATAGAAAATGATTCATATACAGAATTGTCAAATCCAGGAACTCGAAAAGAAAGATTGTTGATTCAGATTAAAACTCATAATACAAAAAATACTAAAAGAAAACTAAATCAAATTTTTGAGAATACTGGATTAAACTATAAAATAGAATCTGATATGAGTATCCTTGAAGAAGTTTTAATGATTAATAATGATGAAGAAATTCTCTTCGCTGACAATGAAGATGCGTTAAAAGCAATCGTAAGCAGTTCTGATTATAATGGAGTGCAGTATATTCCTAACAGTATTGTAAAAGAACTTGAATATGAACCAGATAGAACTGCTTGTGCCCGTTTTAATATTTCTTCTGTTCAGACAGCAAAGATAATATATGATACTCTTGAAGGTGTGACTGCAAATGATTTTTATTCAAATGGTCGCGAAATACCAATAATAATAAAATACAATAAGGATGTTATTTCAAATATTTCACAATTATCAGAAACTAAATTGATGATAGGAAATACTAATGTTCCAATCGATGCTGTTGGTAAAGTACAATATACAGAAAATGAAAAAATATTTTATAGGTATAATAGGAATGAAGCTAAAATAATTCAGAATTTGTCAACTCAATTATTGAATGATAACAATGTAATTTCATTAGGAAGAATACAGTTTAATGAATTATTAAAAAATGCTGTCTTTTTAATTATTCTTGTTTTATTTTTGTTGTACTGTGTAATGGGTGCTCAGTTTGAGTCTTTTATAATACCTGTGTTTATGCTGCTTGCTATTCCACCAGCTTTTTCAGGGGCGTTTTTATTACTTTTAATAACTAATCAAAGCATAAATATTAATAGTATAATTGCATTAATTGTTCTTTTTGGAACTACAGTTAATAACGCTATTATTTTGTATGAATCAATAATACAGACTAATATTTTGGTTTATGAAGATGCCGTTGTTTGTTGTAAGAAAAAATTACAACCAATTACAATTACAACCTTAACAACAATTTGTGCAATTATTCCATTTTCAATTGATCCATTACATAAAAATTCACAAAGTTCAATGGCAATAGCAATAATTGGTGGACTTATATTGTCATATTTTGTTGTTCTATATTGTATACCACCTATTTTATTTAAGTTTTCTAAAAGATTAAAAAAAAAATGA
- a CDS encoding SH3 domain-containing protein, with product MFEYPNKITLGFSSAGYYLNFDNINFEDNFIEIDFIEIWIGAEETSAEEKRMFLKYKARIDKEKISNTASWIVEVYGIDPIFIAEDTIGSVNKFESNFFVKEKTFLRKSKSLDSEIIMELIPENIFNIIDVCCTEKSKNDIWLKVEYEDKEGYIPFLSLSENWTVMENNLIYEE from the coding sequence TTGTTTGAATATCCAAATAAAATTACTTTAGGTTTTAGTTCAGCTGGATATTATTTAAATTTTGATAATATTAATTTTGAAGATAATTTTATAGAGATAGATTTTATAGAGATTTGGATAGGGGCGGAAGAAACTTCTGCTGAAGAAAAAAGAATGTTTCTTAAATATAAAGCAAGAATAGATAAAGAAAAAATATCAAATACAGCATCTTGGATTGTAGAAGTCTATGGTATTGATCCAATTTTTATAGCAGAAGATACAATAGGGTCTGTAAATAAATTTGAGTCAAATTTTTTTGTAAAAGAAAAAACATTTTTAAGAAAATCAAAATCTTTGGATTCTGAAATAATAATGGAATTAATTCCAGAGAATATTTTCAATATAATCGATGTATGTTGTACGGAAAAGTCAAAAAATGATATTTGGCTAAAAGTGGAGTACGAAGATAAAGAAGGTTATATTCCCTTTTTGTCTTTGTCGGAAAATTGGACTGTTATGGAAAATAATCTTATCTATGAGGAATAG
- a CDS encoding efflux RND transporter permease subunit, producing MFIFLIISIILCTGARIEIGETKESKYNIYSIEFNYFGIDASKMEKLITIPLEEKLILINGILEYKSDIQYSKSTTTLYCSKKENVKNIYLAIRNIVDNLYNNLPSDVQKPRIYSSDSNSKSIICIAFPADTQKDSLRDWIELNLKKKLEAVKGVSEVLITGGSQKEILVEFDPEKSAAALQNPSGFATIIQDGNSIYSGTKIRYGNSEDQISFNTKIKTLDEIKQLPVKVADGYTTLGYLADIDFKAKTEDEIVRLNGTDCVSISIKSASDGNSIYISKECKKILEQYEFTGYQYNILYDNGEIQQNLIKDVLISLLESFICIVLILPLFFTRKRTTFLILLLLPVSIIWTIGLLKITSLSVNQYTISGLCIALGLIVDPALVISEICEKSSSKEMFLKNLSALIPSIISASLTSIIVLIPLIFLDNIVSGVKNIALAIIYMVSISLILVIVFFPAFIYSNEKYKKQKFIKNYIERKYIRITYRIVLGAVNKENIESFIFTFAITPIVIFIFSGKSLSL from the coding sequence TTGTTTATTTTCCTCATTATTTCGATCATACTATGCACTGGGGCTAGAATTGAAATTGGTGAAACAAAAGAATCTAAATATAATATTTATAGCATTGAATTTAATTATTTTGGAATTGATGCTTCAAAGATGGAGAAGTTAATTACAATACCATTAGAAGAAAAGTTAATTTTAATAAACGGCATATTGGAATATAAATCTGATATTCAATATAGCAAATCTACTACAACATTATATTGTTCAAAAAAAGAAAATGTAAAAAATATTTATTTAGCAATAAGAAACATAGTGGATAATTTATATAATAATCTTCCTTCAGATGTCCAAAAACCAAGAATTTATTCTTCTGATTCAAATTCAAAAAGTATAATTTGTATTGCTTTTCCAGCAGATACACAGAAAGATTCATTAAGAGATTGGATAGAATTAAATCTAAAGAAAAAACTAGAAGCTGTAAAAGGTGTATCTGAGGTATTAATTACTGGTGGTTCTCAGAAAGAGATTCTGGTTGAATTTGATCCGGAAAAATCTGCAGCAGCTTTACAAAATCCATCAGGTTTTGCAACAATAATACAAGATGGAAATAGCATATATTCAGGTACAAAAATTAGATATGGAAATAGTGAGGATCAAATATCATTTAATACAAAAATAAAAACTTTGGATGAAATAAAGCAATTACCTGTGAAAGTTGCTGATGGATATACAACTTTAGGATATTTAGCAGATATAGATTTTAAAGCAAAAACAGAAGATGAGATTGTTAGATTAAATGGAACTGATTGTGTTTCAATATCTATAAAATCAGCATCAGATGGTAATAGCATTTATATTTCAAAAGAATGTAAAAAGATTTTGGAACAATATGAATTTACAGGATATCAATATAATATCTTATATGATAATGGTGAAATTCAGCAGAATTTGATAAAAGATGTCCTAATATCTTTACTGGAAAGTTTCATTTGCATTGTTTTAATTCTGCCTTTATTTTTTACAAGAAAACGTACTACATTTCTTATTTTATTATTATTGCCAGTAAGTATTATATGGACAATAGGATTATTAAAAATTACATCTTTATCTGTAAATCAATATACTATATCAGGTTTGTGTATTGCATTGGGTTTAATAGTTGATCCAGCTTTAGTAATTTCTGAAATATGCGAAAAGAGTTCTTCAAAAGAAATGTTTTTGAAAAATTTATCTGCTCTTATTCCTTCGATTATATCAGCTTCGTTAACCTCTATTATTGTTCTAATTCCTCTTATATTTTTAGATAATATTGTTTCCGGGGTGAAGAATATAGCCTTAGCAATTATTTATATGGTATCAATTTCCTTGATACTTGTTATTGTATTTTTCCCTGCATTTATTTATTCGAATGAAAAATATAAAAAACAAAAATTTATTAAAAATTATATTGAAAGAAAATATATCCGGATTACATATAGAATTGTATTAGGTGCTGTTAATAAAGAAAATATTGAAAGTTTTATATTTACTTTTGCTATAACACCTATTGTTATTTTTATTTTTTCTGGTAAAAGTTTATCATTGTAA
- a CDS encoding helix-turn-helix domain-containing protein has product METIKELHKKGYKISVLCKITGISRATFYYQKDNTRKNDKDLETLEIIKMLPEKQLRYAELR; this is encoded by the coding sequence ATCGAAACAATCAAAGAATTACATAAAAAAGGATACAAAATAAGCGTTCTTTGTAAGATTACAGGCATAAGCCGAGCAACATTTTATTATCAGAAAGATAACACAAGGAAAAATGACAAAGACCTTGAAACACTAGAGATAATAAAAATGCTGCCTGAAAAACAATTACGCTACGCTGAGCTAAGGTAA